GATGGCCCAGTTCCGGACGATGATGACCGTCGCCGCCTGTCACATTCCCGAGCCCGAGAACACCGAGCTCGACGCCCAATGGCGGCGGCCGGCAAGAATATTGAGCTGGACTGCTGGGCTCGCCGCCTGTGCGATCCGCCACCTCGAAGGCCTGGGCCCGGTGGCACCACGCGACGATCTCGGCTATGCGGCGAACTTCCTCTATCAGGCGACAGGTCGCGAACCGACGAAAGCCGAGGCCGACGCGTTCGAGGCGAGCCTGGTCGTGCAGGCCGAGCACGGATTGCACGCCGCTGCCTTGGCCGCTCTGGTCGTCATCTCGACCGGCGCCGATCTCGGCTCGGCGGTTCTGGCCGGGATGGGCGCACTGTCGGGTGCCCGCCACGGCGGCGCCAACCAGCTCGCCTTCGAAATGCTGGATGCACTGGACGGACCCGAGCACGCCCGATCCTGGACACGAGAGGCGATCGCTCGCGGCCATCGATTCCCCGGTTACGGCCACCGCGTCTACAAGTGCCCCGATCCGAGGGTTCGCGCCCTCGAACCGTATGTCAAGGCTCTGCTCGAGGCGGGCAACATCCAGCAGCTCTGGCACACCTACCTGGCGGTGCGGGAGGAGATCGAGGGCGCCCTGGGCGCGAAGGGGGTTTACGCCAATGTCGACAGCATCACCGGCCTCCTCTACCAACCGATGGGCCTGCCGGTGAGCGCCTTCCCGATCCCGTTCTGTCTGGCAATCCAGACCGGCTGGATGGCGCACTGCCTCGAGTACCTGCCCAATGGCAAGGTCATCGCACCGGGGGCGATTTACGTCGGCTGAGGTTTGAGTTCTCAGTTTTGAGTTTTGAGTTCCCACCCACCCTCCAGTTTTCTTGGAGTGTGGGTGGAAAATGCGAAATCGGAAAGAGCGCCCAACCACACCTGTCATCCTGAGCGAGGCGGCAGAGCCGCCGAGTCGAAGGATCTGTGGGCAATGCAGCATGACCCTCCTGCCTTGTCCACAGATTCCTCCGCTCGGTCGCTCCCGGCTTCGCCTCCGGCTACGCCGTGACAAGTCGCTCCCTCGGTCGGAATGACAAAGGAGGAGTCTTTCGTCCGCCTGGTCAGGATGAACGGGTACCGGGAGGGCGGGTGGAAAATTCGAAATTCGAATTTCGAAATCCGAAATGCGGGAAGGGTGGGCGGGAATTCCGAATTCCTCATTCCTAATTCCGAAATGCGGGGCGGGCGGGTCGGAATTCCTAATTCCTAATTCCTAATTCCTAATTCCTATTTCGTCTTCTGTCTTTTGAACATCTCGCCGAGCTCGAGGAGCAGCTTCGACACACCGGCCTGGTTCGCGAATGCCTTGATTTCTTCCGCAGATTCGCCTGCTTCCCGAAGCGTCCGCACGTCATCCGTGAAGACGAAGAACTGCTCGACCGGCTGGAGGCCCAGCGGCTCGCTCTTTTCCGCATACCAGCCGGTCGCCTCGAGCTCGTTCCACACCGGGGAATCGCGGTCGACGTCACCCTTGAGGATGCCCTGGGCAAGGTCCATGATCTCGCGATGCAAGACCCGAAGCACTGCGCCGTCGTCCTGACTCTCGATGGCCCGCCGCACTTCCAGCGAGGACTCGTCCCCGGCGGCCGAGTCACCCGCCTCCTCGCCGGGCTTCGCGTCCATCGCCGATCGATGGAACACGTCCGATGGCCCTTCGGTGACAACGTCGTCCGCTCCGAGCTCATCGGGCTCGTCGCCCGGGGCTCCACTGTCTTCGGCCGGCTCGGCTTCTTCTCCCGCCGGCGCCCCTTCCACCTCGGCCTCGGCCGTCTTCTTCGGTTTGGAGATGGCCCGCCGGAACTCCAGGTGATATTCGAGCAGGTTATCCAGGTCCTCTTCGTTCAGGGGGACGGCCGCTGCGAGCTTCAGGCGCAGAATCTCGAGCTGCCGAAACCTGTCGGCGAGAGAAATCCCCTCCGGAGCGATCCCTTCGAGGAGTTTTGCGAGATTTTGGTTGAAGTCGATGATGTCGGCGAGATCGTCGAGGGTGGCGAAGGAGATGAGCTCCTGGTACTCCCGATCGAAGCGATCGATCTCGGCCTCGCGCTCCTTTCGCGCGACCATGCGCTCGAACACCGCCGACGAACAGCCCTCCAGGTACCAGGACTCGCCGGTCGCCTTTTCGAGGCCGCGGCAGATGATCTTTCTCGCTGTGACCAGGATCTCGACCATCAACTGGTAGGCTTCGAGGTTGAATTCGCCGCCGTAGATCGCCATCGTAAGAGACGATTGTACCCCGGGTACCCTCAGCCTTCGCGGTGCCAATCGACGTCGATGACGTCAGGCACGGCGGTTTCGCTCCTCCGGGAGAGCCGGGTCGTGATGGCCTTCCTCACCAGGGCCCGTCCGGGCGGCAGCAGAAGAAAGAACCCCAGAGCATCCGTGATCAGGCCGGGTGTCAGCAGAACGGCGCCCGCGATGAGAATCAGCAGTCCATCAACCAGCGAGCCGGTCGGCATGCGTCCCTGGTTCAAATCCTCCGTGATGCGGCGCAGGACGCCGAGTCCCTGCGAACGGGCGAGCCACGCCCCCAGGACGCCTGTACAGATCACGATGAGCACGGTTGGTCCGATGCCGATGATGGTGCCGAGCTTGACGAGCAGGAAGAGCTCGATCAACGGCACGACGGTGAAGAGCAGGAGAAGGCGCAGGAACATCGGATGAGGATAGCGCACAACAGATCAGAATTAGGAATCAGGAATTAGGAATTAGGAATGCCGCCCACCCACCCCGCATTTCGGATTTGGGATTTCGAAACTCATCGACAGCAGCGATTCGTGGCCGTAGCCGTGGGGATCGTAGGCCCAGCGTAGGCTGGGCCGTAGAGGTCGGGTGGGAGGCTTTACGGCCACTCGCTGATGGCGGGGAGTCACGACGCCCGTAGGGCGTCAGTAATTTCCCGACCGCCCCCCCCGGAGATCGGGAGGGTGGGTGGGAAATTCGCAATTCGCAATTCGAAATTTCCTCGCTGGTCAGTCGCCGTCCGGGGGGGCTTCCTTGCGAGTGAGCGGAATCCGGATCGGAACCGCAAACTTGATTTGAATCTCGGCGACGATCAGCCAGTGGTTGCGTTGCGACCGGGCCGCCCCGATCTCGAAAGCCAACGCGCCGACACCGATCCCGGTTTCGGTTCCGAAGGAGAGTCCCCGGTGTATCCCGTGGTCCTCGTCGTCCCAACGTCGATACCGGAGGTATTTTCCGTGAAATCCCGTCTGCTTCGACGCCACATCGATCGGACGCACGCCACCCCAACCGACGGTAACGATTCTCGAATCCAGTCCGAATCCCCACTCCTCGCCGTAGCCGCCGTACAACGAGAAATGCTTGCCGTCGGTGAACGAGAGGTAGGCGTGTCCCTGCGCCGAAATCCACCCCGGAAGGCCGAATGACGCGCCGAAGCTGGGATAGATTCCGAAAGCGGGTCTCCGGTCACCGTGCTCCTCCGGCTCCTGACCGAGAGTCTCGAGCAGGTCGGCGTGCCACAGGTCGACGTCGATCGTGTCGCTCGTCTGGGCGTCGAGCGGCAACGCCACCGCCGCAAGCGCCAATGCCGCGAACAGCCGCAGAAGCGAGCTCACCAGGTCACGCTCCAGGCATCGAGGAACTTCTGCCTGTCGCCGAGCTCGTCTTTCATCCTCGAAATGTCCGCCGGTCCGAGGCGAACCACCAGCTCAGGTACGATCGCGTTTCCATTCCCGTCTCCACAATCCACCTCGACGTCGTGAGACTCGGTCAGATCGGAGAGGACCTCGGTCAGCTCTCGATTGAAGTCCCGATCGAGCACTGCCACGCCGGCTTCGGTGTTGTAGTAGGTCGAACGAATGTTGAAATTTGACGAGTGGACGATCGACAGCTCATCGTCGACCAGGGCCAGTTTCCCGTGCAGGGCGATCGGCGGCATCAACTCCGACTGGCAGCCGGCGTCCTTGATCTGCCGAAGTAACTCCTCGTTACCTCTCCACGACCAGATCTCGGCACCGGCTTCGGCGAGCCGGATCAGGGTCGGGTACCCGGCGAGCAGGAACGGTCCCGGCCTCAGCGCCGCTTCTCGCCCATTGGTGAAGAGCCTCACCTCGACGCCTCGATCCACCGCTCCAACCAGCGCGTCGGTCAGCGAAGAGTCGAAGTTTGGGAACGGGGTCATCAGGTCGATACGCTTCTCGGCCACTCCGGCAAGCTCGATCAGCAGGTCGGTGGTCGCTGCGCGCCGCCTCAACAGAGGGTTGTCGTTGAGGACCGCCACCGGCACTGATCCCTGAGGCTCGTGCCGGACGGGAAAATACTCGTCGGTCATGTATTTTTCGAGTGGGCTGTGGCCATTCGGAAAGCGCCCGGTCCGCCAGAAGGCTTTGAGCTCCTCGAGCAGCATCTCCTGCGGCAACAAGAACCTCCCCGCCTTGCGGTTGAACTCGGTCAACTCCCACGATTTGAGGAAGATCATCTGCAGGTCATCGACGGCGTGGCCCTTCACCTCGACTCCGAGGTCGAGCCACCAGTGATCGAAGTCGTAGTAATCGTCGGAAAGGTTTCGCCCGCTCACGATCGCGGTGCGCCCGTCGGCGACAAAGATCTTGTCGTGCATTCGGCCGTCGTAAAGCGGAGTCAAACCCCAGGTGGAGCGGTTGTAACCGCGAACCCGGGCTCCGTGCTTCTCGAGCGACGCGAACATCCTGCTGAACAGAAATAACGACGAGGCGTCGGCCAACACCCTGATCTTGAGGTCGACTCCCTCGGCCCTTCGCCGATCAATGGCATTGATCAGGATGTCACGATATTCGTTGCCGGAGACGTCGTTGTGCCAGGAAAACGTGCTGATCAGAAGATGATGTCGGGCGTTCCTCGCGAGATCGATCCGCATCTGCCAGGCGTCCCGCGGATCCACGATCAACTCGACCGAGTTGTCGTATGTCCACCGGGCACGACCGACACGGGTAACCAGGTCCTGAATCGACTCCCCGTCACCTGCAACCACGATCTGGCTGCTCAATATCGGCAGCAGGGCAATCGCAGTAAGGCGTGGCAGATGCCGTTTCCCGTTCATGCGGGACGCAATGTAGCAAATCTGAATTTTGAATTTTGAGTTGTGAGTTGTGAATTCCCACCCACCCTCCCGTTCTCTAGGGGGCGTGGGTGGAAAATGAGGAATTCGGATTTCGGAATTCGGAATTCGGAATTTCCAGCCGCTCGCCCGACGTCAGATATTCGATGTCTGATATTGGATTTTGGATATTGGATTTTGGATGTTGGATGATGGACCCGATTACCAGCATCCAATATCAAAGATCCAACATCTCACATCAAATTCATCTGGGATTTCGTCGCCTGCCGAACGCCTGATCTGCCTGCGATTGCGACAGAGGCATTGACATCCGGGCATCCTCACCCTACATTGTGTTCTAATGTACTTTGAAAAAAAAAGTACTTGATAATTCGAAGCCGCCAAATGGAGGCCTGACAATGCCAGACAACGATCCCATACGCGATATCGAGCGGCGCGCCTGGACGCTCTATTTCGAGGACGGATTGTGGGACATTTTCCTCGGCCTCACCTTCCTCGGCGGTGGATTGCGCTCGCTGACCGACAACCTCTGGTGCTACCTCCTGGTTGCAGCAGGTGTGCTGGTGTTCATCCTGGGCAAGCTGCTGGTCACCGCACCCCGCGTCGGACAGATCAAATACGGCCCTCGAAGGAAGGCACGTCTGAACGCGGTGCGGGTTGCCGGATTGGCCGCGATGATATTCACCGCTGTGATTCTCGTCATGATCGTGGCCGGGGCGGATGTCGACCGGAACGTGGTCGGCTGGATCTTCGTATTCGTCGTCAGCGGGGTCTTCCTCCTGATGGCCTATTTCATGGATTTTAATCGCCTCTACGGCTATACCGTTCTGATCGCCGCCTTCATGGTCATCACCGAGATTCGCGGCGATCCAATGGCTGCCCGGGCGCAGATCGTGGCCGGGCTGGTTCCGCTGACCGTCGGAACGATCCTCTTCGCTCGCTTCCTGCGCGACCACCCCGTAGTGCACCAGAACGCTATCACCGAGGACGGGAACCATGGTCGCACCTGACTCCGGCGAACCACCTCCCCATCCGTTGGCCGAGATCGACCGGACGATCCACTCGCCGGCACGGCTGATGGTGATGACCAATCTCTACGTGGTCGAGAGCGCAGAGTTCATCGCCCTGATGCACCTGACCGGTCTCAGTTGGGGCAATCTGTCCACCCACCTGGCAAAGCTCGACGAGGCGGGCTACGTCGAGACGGAGAAAGGATTTCGCGGTAAGAAACCGTACACCATGATCCGCCTCACCGCAGTCGGGCGGGCGGCTTTTCAGGCTTACAAGAACCAGATCCAGCAGGCGCTCGCTGACCTGCCCGATTGAGCCGCTGTCTCGAAAAGACCGACAGTGTCGAAACGCTGGAATATAATCCGCGATGAACAGTACGGGAAAGAGGAACCGAAGGAGGGGAAACGATGGAAGACGCCACGGATCGTCCGAGCTACGAACCCGAATTGGCCTCGCCGCCGACGCCGTCACCGGCACAGAAGTACAGTGCGGTGCAACGGCTGTGGATGATGTTCACCTCGCCCGGAGATGTTTTCTCCGACATCAGCATCAAACCGACATGGAGACTCGCGATGGTGATCCTGGTCCTACTCGGCGTGGGCGCGCAGGCAATCATCATGCCGCATGTCGACACGGAGGCGACAATCCGCGCCCGCATCGAGCAACAAGGCAGAGAGCTCAGCGAAGCCCAGATGGATACCGCCATCGAGCAGGCCGAGAAGTTCAGCAAGTTCGGCCCGATCATCGGTCTCGTCGTCGCACCCATCGCGTGGGTCATCATGGCGGCCGTGTTCTTCATCATGCTCAAGCTGGTGAGTTCGGACACCGACTACACCAGGACACTGTCGACAACCCTCCACGGTTACTGGCCGGCGACGGTGGTGCAGCTGATTCTGACTGCGATACTCATCCAGCGGGTCGGGAAGGTGCCACAGAACGAGCTCACGAATGTGGTCAAGGCCAACCTCGGGGCGTTCCTGTCGCCCGATTCCCCGGCCTGGTTGACAGCCGCAGCCGGTACCATCAGCGTATTCAACATCTGGGCGGTGATCCTGCTGATCATGGGCTTCGCGGCGGTCGGCAAGATTTCACGTGGAAAAGCCGCAACGGTGGTCCTGGTTCCCTGGGGTGTCTGGATCATAGCCAAGGCCGCGCTCGCAGCAGTGTTCGCATAGGCGGGCAGAGCAATAACCGACCCTTCAAAGGACGGTGCACAAGGTGAATATGAAGAAAATCCTGATCGTGATCGGTGTGCTCGCGGTGCTCGGGGTGGTCGTCTGGGCGAGCCTGCGCGATGCGGGTCCTCGCGGCACCGAGGTCGAGGTGCAGGCGACAGAAAAGCGAACAATCTCGTCGCGCGTCAAGGCGACCGGAGAGATCACGCCGGAGAAGCGGGTCGAGATTTCGGCCAAGGTAGTGGGCGAGATCATCAACCTGCCGGTGGTCGAAGGACAGGAGGTCCACACAGGGCAGCTCCTGCTCGAGATCGAGCGCGATATCTACGAAGCCGCCCGTGACCAGGCGCGAGCGGCCCTCCGCCAGGCCGAGGTATCGGTCCGACGCCAGGAGGTGCAGCTCGCCGACGCGCGCCGCAATTTTCACCGCACCCAGGAGCTGATCGCGGACGGGTTGGTGAGTCAGGAAGCACTCGACGCTGCTCAACTCGCCGTCGATACGGCGACGGTCGAGCTCGAGGCCCAGCAGCACGCCGTTGAACAATATCGATCGGCCCTGCAACGCACCCAGGACGACCTCGCGAGAACCACCATCCGCTCGCCAATGGACGGCACCCTCATCCAGCTCAACGCCGAACAGGGCGAGACGGTAGTGCCCGGCTCGACCAACCTCCCGGGCTCGGTCATCATGACGATCGCCGACATGTCGGTGCTGCTGGCCGAGGTCGACGTCAGCGAGGTGGACGTGGTCAACGTGGCCCTCGAACAGAAGGCCGAGGTCAAGGTCGACGCTCTCGGCACCGAGCATCAGGAGGGACGGGTGGTCGAGATCGCGACCTCCGGCCGGCGAGATCCGGCCCAGGGCACCATTCGCTTCAGGGTCAAGGTTGCCCTCGACGACCCCGATCCGGCGCTGCGCCCGGCGATGACCGCCAAGGTGGACATCCTCACTGCGACCAGCGAGAACGCGATCACCGCGCCGATTCAGGCGGTCGTCAAGAGGACCCTCGACGACGAAGGCGAAGAGCTCGAGGGATCGGCGGCCAAGGGAGTCGAGGAATCCGACGTGGTTTACGTCATCAAGGACAACGAGGCCACCGTTCGCACGGTCGAGACGGGCGTGTCCGACGAGCTTCACGTCGAAATCATCGACGGCCTGACGGAAGGCGAAGAGGTCATTGTCGGCCCCTACCGCACACTCAAGAACCTCCACGCTGGAGACGCCGTCAAGAGAGAAGAAAAGAAGGACGGCAAGGACGAAGGAGATGACGAGGAGTCCGGTGGTGTCGAGGTGCGCGTCGACTGATGCTGATCACGATCTCGGCCCTGCGCAAGATCTACCACATGGGTGAGGTCGAGGTGCGGGCGCTCGACGGGGTTGATCTCGAGGTCGATGCCGGTGAATACCTGGCCATCATGGGGCCGTCCGGCTCCGGCAAATCGACCCTGATGAACCTGATCGGCTGCCTCGACACACCCACCTCGGGCGATTACATCCTCAACCGCCAGCGAGTCTCGGACCTCGACGATGCCGAACTCGCCGAGATCCGAAACCACGAAATCGGCTTCGTGTTCCAGACCTTCAATCTGCTGTCCCGGGCAACGGCCCTCGCCAATGTCGAGCTGCCGCTGATCTACGCCCGGACCTCGGTCAAGGAGCGCCGCCAACGGGCCCAGGAAGCCCTCGAGAAAGTCGGGCTGGGGGATCGCGGCAAACACCAGCCGAACGAGCTGTCCGGAGGCCAACGGCAGCGCGTCGCGGTGGCGCGCGCATTGGTCAACAACCCGTCGATTCTGCTCGCCGACGAACCGACTGGAAACCTCGATTCAAGGACCTCGGCCGAGATCATGGATCTTTTCGACGAGCTCAACAAGGGAGGGAATACTCTGGTGGTGGTAACCCACGAAGAGGACATTGCCGCCCGCGCGCAGCGGATCGTGCGCCTGCTCGACGGCAAGATCGTGGTCGACGAGAAGGTCGGGAACTCGGGAGAGCCGTCGTGATCTGGGACAACCTCCTCATCGCCCTGCAGGCAATCCGCGCCAACAAGATGCGCTCGCTGCTGACAATGCTCGGCATCATCATCGGCGTGGCGGCCGTGATCGCGGTGGTTTCGATCGTGCAGGGGCTCAACTTCGTCATCGCGACCCAGTTCGAAGGGGTCGGCGTCACCTACATCATGGTCTTCCCACGGCAGGATCTGCAAGACCCGGATCTGGCCGGCCGCGAAGTCACCCTGACCTACGAAGATGGCCTCGCGATCATGGAACGCGCGACCGGCCTCGCGTACTTCAATCCAATATTTTTTCGCGGCGAGGTAACGAAGGCCGGAAGCCGACGCTACGCGACGATGTTGCTCGGGGTCGGTCCGTACCACCAGGAGGTGGCGAACCACTGGGTCGATCGGGGGCGGTTCTTCTCCGACCTCGACCTGCAACGTGCGGCGAGGGTCTGTCTGGTCGGCCAGGAAGTGATCGATGAGCTCGAGCTCGAAGAACCGGTTCTCGGCACCGACCTGATCGTCGGTTCCTCGGCCTTCACCATCATCGGCGTCATGGAGTACCAGGGAGAAATGCTGGGCCAGAATCAGGATGATTTTGTCCTCATTCCCATCACCACGGCACGCGATATATATGGAGTCGAGGCCTTCAAGCAGCTCCGATTGGATTTCCAGGCCGAGAGTCCGGAAACCGTCGATCAGGCGCGAGATCAGATGACGGAGATTCTCCGCGAGCGCCACCGGCTTCCGGAAGGCATGAAGAATGACTTCCAAATTCTGCTGCAGGAGGAGCTCCTCGAAACCACCGGGGCAATTCTCGGCACGATCACGTCGGTTGTCGCCGGCATCGTGTCGATCGCACTTCTGGTCGGCGGCATCGGCATCATGAACATCATGCTGGTATCGGTCACCGAGCGCACGCGGGAGATCGGAGTGCGCAAGGCAGTCGGTGCCCGCAAATCAGACATTCTGGTGCAGTTCCTGATCGAGGCTGTGACCATTTCGCTCTTCGGCGGGTTCATCGGCGTGCTCGCCGGCTGGGGGCTCGGGATCCTCGGGGCCAAGGCGATACCGGGCTTTCCGCCGGCCCACGTGCCCCTGTGGGCAGTCGCCCTCGGCTTCGGATTCGCGGCGCTGGTCGGCATCTTCTTCGGCACCTACCCGGCCGCGAAGGCCTCGGCCCTCGACCCGATCGAGGCGCTCCGCTATGAATGAGGAAAGCTGTCAGCAGTCAGCTCCCCAGCCCACCCGAGAGCGCTCAGTGGCATCGACGACACAGGTACCACTTTCACAATTGTTGCGCCGCGAGGGAGGCCTGATCCGGCAGGCACTGGCTGAGCAACAATTGTGAAGGTGGTACCCTGCACATCACTGCGAGAGGCGCCTCTCACCGAGCTTCAATTCAATACGTAAATCGTCCCACGATCTTTTTCAGCTCCTCGGCCATTCTCGCCAACTCGTCGCCGCGCTCGTGCGATGACGTGGAGGCAACCGCCGTCTGCTGCACGGCGGCCGCAATGCCTGCGATGCGCTCCGCAATCTCGCTCGATCCGGTGGCTGCCTCGGTCACGCTGTGAGCGATCTCTGCGGTGGTGGCCGTCTGCTCCTCGACACCGCTCGCGATCGTCGTCTGAATATCGTGGATCTTGCGAATGATCCCCGAGATCTCCTCGGTTGCGTCCACCGCAACCTTGGTGTGGTTGCTGATGACCTCGGCGGTCGAGCTGATCTCTTCGGTCGCCTGCGCCGTCTGATTGGCCAGTTTTTTGACCTCATCCGCGACCACTGCAAAGCCCTTACCGGCCTCACCCGCGCGGGCCGCCTCGATGGTGGCGTTGAGCGCGAGAAGGTTGGTCTGCTCGGCGATGGCGTAGATTACCTTGACCATGTCACCGATGGTCGTGCCGCTTTCATCGAGGCGGTCGAAGGTCGCCTTCGTCTCATCGGCGATCTCTACTGCCCGGGTTG
Above is a window of Acidobacteriota bacterium DNA encoding:
- a CDS encoding ABC transporter ATP-binding protein → MITISALRKIYHMGEVEVRALDGVDLEVDAGEYLAIMGPSGSGKSTLMNLIGCLDTPTSGDYILNRQRVSDLDDAELAEIRNHEIGFVFQTFNLLSRATALANVELPLIYARTSVKERRQRAQEALEKVGLGDRGKHQPNELSGGQRQRVAVARALVNNPSILLADEPTGNLDSRTSAEIMDLFDELNKGGNTLVVVTHEEDIAARAQRIVRLLDGKIVVDEKVGNSGEPS
- a CDS encoding ABC transporter permease, with protein sequence MIWDNLLIALQAIRANKMRSLLTMLGIIIGVAAVIAVVSIVQGLNFVIATQFEGVGVTYIMVFPRQDLQDPDLAGREVTLTYEDGLAIMERATGLAYFNPIFFRGEVTKAGSRRYATMLLGVGPYHQEVANHWVDRGRFFSDLDLQRAARVCLVGQEVIDELELEEPVLGTDLIVGSSAFTIIGVMEYQGEMLGQNQDDFVLIPITTARDIYGVEAFKQLRLDFQAESPETVDQARDQMTEILRERHRLPEGMKNDFQILLQEELLETTGAILGTITSVVAGIVSIALLVGGIGIMNIMLVSVTERTREIGVRKAVGARKSDILVQFLIEAVTISLFGGFIGVLAGWGLGILGAKAIPGFPPAHVPLWAVALGFGFAALVGIFFGTYPAAKASALDPIEALRYE
- a CDS encoding FxsA family protein; protein product: MFLRLLLLFTVVPLIELFLLVKLGTIIGIGPTVLIVICTGVLGAWLARSQGLGVLRRITEDLNQGRMPTGSLVDGLLILIAGAVLLTPGLITDALGFFLLLPPGRALVRKAITTRLSRRSETAVPDVIDVDWHREG
- a CDS encoding transcriptional regulator, with amino-acid sequence MVAPDSGEPPPHPLAEIDRTIHSPARLMVMTNLYVVESAEFIALMHLTGLSWGNLSTHLAKLDEAGYVETEKGFRGKKPYTMIRLTAVGRAAFQAYKNQIQQALADLPD
- a CDS encoding phosphatidylserine/phosphatidylglycerophosphate/cardiolipin synthase family protein gives rise to the protein MNGKRHLPRLTAIALLPILSSQIVVAGDGESIQDLVTRVGRARWTYDNSVELIVDPRDAWQMRIDLARNARHHLLISTFSWHNDVSGNEYRDILINAIDRRRAEGVDLKIRVLADASSLFLFSRMFASLEKHGARVRGYNRSTWGLTPLYDGRMHDKIFVADGRTAIVSGRNLSDDYYDFDHWWLDLGVEVKGHAVDDLQMIFLKSWELTEFNRKAGRFLLPQEMLLEELKAFWRTGRFPNGHSPLEKYMTDEYFPVRHEPQGSVPVAVLNDNPLLRRRAATTDLLIELAGVAEKRIDLMTPFPNFDSSLTDALVGAVDRGVEVRLFTNGREAALRPGPFLLAGYPTLIRLAEAGAEIWSWRGNEELLRQIKDAGCQSELMPPIALHGKLALVDDELSIVHSSNFNIRSTYYNTEAGVAVLDRDFNRELTEVLSDLTESHDVEVDCGDGNGNAIVPELVVRLGPADISRMKDELGDRQKFLDAWSVTW
- a CDS encoding efflux RND transporter periplasmic adaptor subunit, with translation MKKILIVIGVLAVLGVVVWASLRDAGPRGTEVEVQATEKRTISSRVKATGEITPEKRVEISAKVVGEIINLPVVEGQEVHTGQLLLEIERDIYEAARDQARAALRQAEVSVRRQEVQLADARRNFHRTQELIADGLVSQEALDAAQLAVDTATVELEAQQHAVEQYRSALQRTQDDLARTTIRSPMDGTLIQLNAEQGETVVPGSTNLPGSVIMTIADMSVLLAEVDVSEVDVVNVALEQKAEVKVDALGTEHQEGRVVEIATSGRRDPAQGTIRFRVKVALDDPDPALRPAMTAKVDILTATSENAITAPIQAVVKRTLDDEGEELEGSAAKGVEESDVVYVIKDNEATVRTVETGVSDELHVEIIDGLTEGEEVIVGPYRTLKNLHAGDAVKREEKKDGKDEGDDEESGGVEVRVD
- a CDS encoding YIP1 family protein, translating into MEDATDRPSYEPELASPPTPSPAQKYSAVQRLWMMFTSPGDVFSDISIKPTWRLAMVILVLLGVGAQAIIMPHVDTEATIRARIEQQGRELSEAQMDTAIEQAEKFSKFGPIIGLVVAPIAWVIMAAVFFIMLKLVSSDTDYTRTLSTTLHGYWPATVVQLILTAILIQRVGKVPQNELTNVVKANLGAFLSPDSPAWLTAAAGTISVFNIWAVILLIMGFAAVGKISRGKAATVVLVPWGVWIIAKAALAAVFA
- a CDS encoding citrate/2-methylcitrate synthase, giving the protein MAQFRTMMTVAACHIPEPENTELDAQWRRPARILSWTAGLAACAIRHLEGLGPVAPRDDLGYAANFLYQATGREPTKAEADAFEASLVVQAEHGLHAAALAALVVISTGADLGSAVLAGMGALSGARHGGANQLAFEMLDALDGPEHARSWTREAIARGHRFPGYGHRVYKCPDPRVRALEPYVKALLEAGNIQQLWHTYLAVREEIEGALGAKGVYANVDSITGLLYQPMGLPVSAFPIPFCLAIQTGWMAHCLEYLPNGKVIAPGAIYVG